Proteins from a single region of Gossypium arboreum isolate Shixiya-1 chromosome 1, ASM2569848v2, whole genome shotgun sequence:
- the LOC108483478 gene encoding U-box domain-containing protein 13-like has protein sequence MEEEKGALVQGLIDAVNQIASIGDYSCAVKKEYCNLARRLKLLTPMFEEIREIKEQIPEETVKALVSLKEALVSAKELLIFGSEGSKIYLVLEREQIMHKFHEVTARLEQALSRISHENLDILEEVKEQVELVLAQFRRAKGRVDVPDVELYEDLLSLYNKSNDAAADPEVLRRLAEKLQLVGIAELMQESLALHEMVSASGGDPGAIFEKMSNLLKEIKDFVQTENPNLDAPAREKNLPPSSSSAQTTTVANHKAPVIPDDFRCPISLELMKDPVIVSTGQTYERSCIEKWLEQGHRTCPKTQQTLSNPALTPNYVLRSLIAQWCEANGIEPPKRPSSSQPSKAKFACSPAELTKIQILLCKLSSSNPEDQRMAAGEIRLLAKRNADNRVAIAEAGAIPLLVKILSTPDSRTQEHAVTALLNLSICEDNKGSIISSGAVPGIVQVLKKGSMEARENAAATVFSLSVVDENKVAIGASGAIPPLVTLLSEGTQRGKKDAATALFNLCIYQGNKGKTVRAGVIPTLMHLLTEPGGGMVDEALAILAILASHPEAKSAIGAAKAMPVLVDFIGNGLPRNRENAAAVLVHLCAGDQQHLAEAEELGVMSHLVDLAQNGTDRGKRKAAQLLQRLSRFVEQQKRSQSQAEAQAEQSLSQSHAQ, from the exons ATGGAAGAAGAGAAAGGAGCGCTGGTGCAGGGCTTGATCGATGCGGTGAACCAAATAGCTTCGATCGGTGACTACAGTTGCGCCGTGAAGAAGGAGTATTGCAACCTCGCTAGGAGACTGAAGCTGTTGACGCCAATGTTCGAGGAGATTAGAGAAATCAAAGAGCAAATCCCTGAAGAAACGGTTAAAGCTTTGGTATCGTTGAAAGAAGCTCTGGTTTCGGCTAAGGAGTTGCTTATATTCGGAAGTGAAGGCAGCAAGATTTACCTG GTTCTAGAGAGGGAGCAGATTATGCATAAATTTCATGAAGTGACAGCTCGATTGGAGCAGGCTTTGAGTAGAATTTCCCATGAGAATCTTGACATCCTAGAAGAAGTTAAGGAACAG GTTGAGCTTGTTCTAGCTCAGTTCAGGAGAGCTAAAGGGAGGGTTGATGTACCTGATGTTGAGCTGTATGAGGATCTATTGTCACTCTACAACAAGAGCAATGATGCAGCAGCAGATCCAGAGGTACTAAGGAGATTGGCTGAGAAGTTACAGTTGGTGGGAATAGCTGAACTTATGCAAGAATCTCTAGCTCTACATGAGATGGTTTCTGCCAGTGGTGGAGATCCCGGGGCAATATTTGAGAAGATGTCAAACTTATTAAAGGAAATCAAGGATTTTGTACAGACGGAAAATCCTAACTTGGATGCTCCTGCAAGAGAAAAGAATCTTCCTCCTAGTAGCAGCAGTGCGCAAACAACCACTGTTGCAAATCACAAGGCCCCAGTTATACCAGATGATTTCCGCTGTCCAATATCCCTTGAGCTGATGAAGGATCCCGTCATTGTTTCAACAGGGCAG ACTTATGAACGATCTTGCATTGAGAAATGGCTGGAGCAAGGGCATCGAACATGTCCGAAGACACAACAGACTCTTAGTAATCCTGCTCTTACTCCCAATTATGTATTGCGAAGTTTAATAGCTCAATGGTGTGAGGCAAATGGCATTGAACCGCCCAAAAGGCCGAGTAGTTCTCAGCCCAGTAAAGCCAAATTTGCCTGCTCGCCTGCTGAACTTACCAAGATTCAAATTCTCCTCTGTAAGCTCTCATCCAGCAATCCTGAAGACCAAAGAATGGCTGCAGGTGAAATCCGTCTTCTTGCTAAACGCAATGCAGATAATCGTGTAGCCATTGCTGAAGCTGGGGCTATACCTCTCCTTGTAAAAATCCTTTCAACACCTGACTCACGCACCCAAGAACATGCTGTGACAGCACTTCTTAACCTTTCTATTTGTGAAGATAACAAAGGAAGTATCATATCCTCTGGTGCAGTTCCTGGTATTGTCCAGGTGCTTAAGAAGGGGAGCATGGAAGCTAGAGAAAATGCAGCAGCCACCGTCTTCAGCCTTTCGGTAGTGGATGAAAATAAGGTGGCAATTGGCGCCTCGGGAGCAATCCCTCCACTAGTGACACTGCTAAGTGAAGGCACACAAAGGGGCAAAAAGGATGCGGCAACAGCACTCTTCAACTTGTGCATTTACCAAGGGAACAAAGGAAAAACTGTGAGAGCTGGAGTTATACCTACGTTAATGCATTTGCTGACAGAACCTGGAGGCGGAATGGTGGATGAGGCATTGGCCATACTTGCAATTCTTGCTAGCCATCCTGAAGCAAAGTCCGCCATTGGAGCAGCAAAGGCTATGCCAGTTTTGGTAGATTTTATTGGAAATGGATTGCCGAGGAACAGAGAGAATGCGGCTGCTGTTTTGGTGCACCTTTGTGCCGGAGACCAACAACATCTAGCAGAGGCTGAGGAACTAGGCGTGATGAGTCATTTGGTGGACTTGGCACAAAATGGTACGGATAGGGGCAAGCGGAAAGCTGCTCAACTGCTCCAGCGCTTAAGCAGATTTGTTGAGCAGCAAAAGCGGTCACAGTCCCAAGCTGAGGCCCAAGCAGAGCAGTCCCTATCTCAGTCTCATGCTCAGTAG